A region from the Cellvibrio sp. PSBB006 genome encodes:
- a CDS encoding cellulase family glycosylhydrolase, translated as MKFLFTLFISCFFIAQAQAQGFLRADGKHIVNERNEPVILRGMGLGGWMLQEGYMLQVGNLGQQHAIKGKIQELIGPEKTAEFYDAWLANHVTKADIDAMASWGFNSVRLPMHYNLFTLPVEDEPVPGKNTWLDKGFALTDQLLAWCKANNMYLILDLHAAPGGQGNDLAISDRDPNKPSLWDSAANQQKTVALWKKLAERYKDEPWIGAYDIINEPNWGFTDAADKNGCKEQKNEPLKQLLVDVTKAIRAVDSRHMIIVEGNCWGNNYNGIMPLWDDNMVVSFHKYWNDNTPDTIEQHLQLRDKYNVPLWLGESGENSNVWFRDAIQLVESHGIGWAFWPLKKLGFNNPLEVKPNPGYVALVDYWHGRGPKPTARAAYQALMQLAREDIRFENSIPHPDVVDAMLRQPHDDATRPYKIHSLDKKGGKIAAVDYDMGRNGYAWFDTDVANYHVSTGAERSAWNHGRVYRNDGVDIAEDTGAAQNWYVNRIDTSEWLQYTVRAASAGNYRLRLRVSAETAPGKIAVSINNDLINILDVPVTGGAAQWKTFDLTGIPLMRGNNVVVLRAEQGGYNLSALEFIWATN; from the coding sequence ATGAAATTTTTATTCACCTTGTTCATCAGTTGCTTTTTTATCGCGCAAGCCCAGGCTCAGGGCTTTTTGCGTGCAGACGGCAAACACATCGTCAACGAACGCAATGAACCGGTGATTCTGCGCGGTATGGGTCTTGGTGGTTGGATGTTGCAGGAAGGTTACATGTTGCAGGTCGGTAACCTTGGCCAGCAGCATGCCATCAAAGGAAAAATTCAGGAGCTGATTGGCCCGGAAAAAACCGCAGAATTTTATGATGCCTGGCTGGCTAACCATGTCACCAAGGCGGATATCGATGCGATGGCGAGCTGGGGCTTTAATTCAGTGCGGCTGCCGATGCATTACAACCTGTTTACCCTGCCAGTGGAGGATGAGCCGGTACCGGGCAAAAATACTTGGTTGGATAAAGGGTTTGCATTAACGGATCAGTTACTCGCGTGGTGTAAAGCCAACAATATGTATCTGATTCTGGATCTGCATGCTGCTCCGGGCGGGCAGGGAAACGATTTGGCGATTTCAGATCGCGATCCCAACAAACCATCCTTGTGGGATAGCGCCGCTAACCAACAAAAAACGGTAGCACTCTGGAAAAAACTGGCGGAACGTTACAAGGACGAACCCTGGATTGGGGCGTATGACATCATCAATGAACCCAACTGGGGGTTTACGGATGCTGCCGATAAAAATGGCTGCAAGGAACAAAAAAATGAACCGCTAAAGCAATTGCTGGTGGATGTCACCAAGGCAATCCGCGCCGTGGATTCCCGTCACATGATTATTGTGGAAGGCAATTGTTGGGGAAATAATTACAACGGCATCATGCCTTTGTGGGATGACAACATGGTGGTGAGTTTTCACAAGTACTGGAATGACAACACGCCGGATACCATCGAACAGCATTTGCAATTGCGCGATAAATATAACGTGCCGCTCTGGTTGGGTGAATCCGGCGAGAACTCCAACGTCTGGTTTCGCGATGCGATTCAACTGGTAGAGAGTCACGGCATTGGTTGGGCCTTCTGGCCATTAAAAAAATTGGGTTTCAATAATCCGTTGGAAGTTAAACCCAATCCCGGTTATGTCGCGCTGGTGGATTATTGGCACGGTCGCGGTCCCAAGCCCACCGCCAGGGCGGCTTACCAGGCGCTGATGCAATTGGCGCGTGAGGATATCCGTTTCGAGAATTCCATACCGCATCCCGATGTGGTGGACGCGATGTTGCGTCAGCCGCACGATGATGCAACCCGTCCCTATAAAATCCATTCACTTGATAAAAAAGGCGGCAAGATCGCGGCAGTTGATTATGATATGGGCCGTAATGGCTATGCCTGGTTCGATACGGATGTAGCCAACTACCACGTGTCCACCGGTGCTGAGCGGAGTGCCTGGAATCATGGCCGGGTTTATCGCAACGATGGCGTGGATATTGCGGAAGACACAGGCGCGGCGCAAAACTGGTATGTGAATCGCATCGACACATCGGAATGGTTGCAATATACCGTCCGTGCAGCATCGGCGGGTAACTATCGGCTCAGGTTGCGCGTTTCTGCTGAAACCGCGCCGGGAAAGATAGCCGTCAGTATTAATAACGACCTGATCAATATCCTTGATGTTCCAGTGACTGGCGGAGCGGCTCAGTGGAAAACGTTCGATCTGACAGGGATACCCCTGATGCGCGGCAACAATGTAGTGGTGCTGCGCGCGGAGCAGGGTGGTTATAACCTTTCTGCTCTGGAATTTATCTGGGCCACCAATTAA
- a CDS encoding cupin-like domain-containing protein, producing MLVPVWDGIVDESVRAAVRAGQRPVILRNLVQDWPLVQAGLQGIAVLSDHLLQFDQGKTFQAMIAPVSAKGRLFYKADMSGFNFDRMNGELREALNILKALSNKTPCPGFYIGSKVIPEYLPGLEAETWIDFLSESIDPTIWIGNAVTVATHNDDSENIACVAAGRRRFTLFPPDQEANLYIGPADMTPAGRPISLVDLHSPDLEKFPLFRHALDQVQVAELGPGDALYIPTHWWHHVEALEPVNVLVNFWWKGSPPQFPQ from the coding sequence ATGTTGGTACCAGTGTGGGATGGCATTGTGGATGAGTCCGTGCGTGCAGCAGTACGGGCAGGCCAGCGGCCGGTTATTCTCCGTAACCTGGTACAAGACTGGCCGTTAGTGCAAGCCGGTTTACAAGGAATCGCCGTACTGTCAGATCATTTGTTGCAGTTTGATCAGGGAAAAACCTTTCAGGCCATGATTGCACCTGTCTCCGCAAAAGGCAGGTTGTTTTACAAGGCTGATATGAGCGGCTTTAACTTTGATCGCATGAATGGCGAGCTGCGTGAAGCACTGAATATTTTAAAGGCCTTGTCGAACAAAACGCCTTGTCCCGGTTTTTATATTGGCTCTAAGGTAATACCGGAATATTTGCCGGGGTTGGAGGCCGAAACGTGGATCGATTTTCTCAGTGAATCTATTGATCCCACTATCTGGATTGGCAACGCGGTCACGGTGGCTACCCACAATGATGATTCAGAAAATATCGCGTGTGTGGCGGCAGGGCGCCGCCGCTTCACCTTATTTCCGCCCGATCAGGAAGCCAATCTGTACATCGGCCCGGCTGATATGACGCCCGCCGGTAGACCCATCAGTCTGGTCGATCTGCATTCGCCGGACCTGGAAAAATTTCCATTGTTTCGTCATGCGCTGGATCAAGTCCAGGTCGCTGAGTTGGGCCCGGGTGATGCCTTGTATATTCCGACGCATTGGTGGCATCACGTGGAGGCACTGGAGCCTGTCAACGTATTGGTCAACTTCTGGTGGAAAGGCAGCCCGCCACAATTTCCTCAATAA
- a CDS encoding SapC family protein: MAELLFYEKPAPLDKEKHRGLTYKKSDSYAFASKVNTVPVSGPEFFSCSRSHPVMFVETASGGFLPVALLSLTSQSHQLGDRWEGAYIPSFVKRYPFALAENKGVVMIDESAPHFNAADGERLFDDTGEPTQVLLDTLQYLDTLDQAHRMTLDYTQALKVKGLLSRSQVVVELANKEVKLDSFFVVNEKAFHEALTDEEIVDWFYKGWTAWTYAHIHSIGSVNEILKRMAKTMR; the protein is encoded by the coding sequence ATGGCCGAATTATTATTCTACGAAAAACCCGCTCCGCTTGATAAAGAAAAACATCGCGGGTTGACGTATAAAAAATCTGACAGCTACGCTTTTGCATCAAAAGTAAACACCGTGCCTGTGTCCGGACCCGAATTTTTCTCCTGTAGTCGCAGCCATCCGGTTATGTTTGTTGAAACGGCCAGCGGCGGTTTTCTACCGGTTGCGTTGCTGTCGCTCACCAGCCAGAGTCATCAATTGGGCGATCGTTGGGAGGGCGCTTACATTCCTTCTTTTGTTAAACGTTATCCCTTTGCGCTGGCGGAAAACAAGGGGGTGGTCATGATCGACGAGTCAGCGCCACATTTCAACGCCGCAGACGGTGAACGCTTGTTTGACGATACCGGTGAGCCTACACAGGTGTTGTTGGATACCTTGCAATATCTCGATACCCTGGATCAAGCACATCGCATGACCCTGGACTATACCCAGGCATTAAAAGTAAAAGGCTTGTTAAGCCGCTCGCAAGTGGTGGTGGAACTTGCTAATAAAGAAGTCAAACTTGACAGCTTTTTTGTGGTGAATGAAAAAGCGTTTCATGAAGCCTTGACCGATGAAGAAATCGTGGATTGGTTTTATAAGGGTTGGACCGCCTGGACCTACGCACATATTCATTCAATTGGTTCAGTGAATGAAATCCTGAAGCGTATGGCAAAGACCATGAGATAA
- a CDS encoding DUF6445 family protein, giving the protein MESDVKKQSFHVNAYEVLAIGNEQTCAIVIDDFAKDVVSIRDEACRIPDYAEDGKTGYPGVRTPLPGAYVKTVMEAITPLLYEQYAIPSTLSPNVELAYYSLLTTPARKLNPLQRLPHFDTNNTHYYAVLHYLNEGDFGGTGFFRHRPTGFERITQGRNDIYKQSASAFMAVRGLPEEKYINSSTNHYELITGVAYKANRLVIYPGNLLHSGLVSEAVDVCSDPARGRLTANIFIDFH; this is encoded by the coding sequence ATGGAATCTGATGTAAAAAAACAAAGTTTTCATGTTAATGCTTACGAGGTTCTGGCCATAGGCAATGAGCAGACGTGTGCCATTGTCATTGACGATTTTGCTAAAGATGTTGTGTCAATAAGAGATGAGGCTTGCCGCATTCCGGATTACGCCGAGGATGGTAAAACAGGTTACCCCGGCGTTCGCACACCATTGCCAGGCGCCTATGTGAAGACTGTGATGGAAGCAATTACGCCGCTGCTCTATGAACAGTATGCTATCCCATCAACCTTGAGCCCAAACGTGGAACTTGCCTATTATTCTTTGTTGACGACGCCAGCGCGAAAATTAAATCCATTGCAGCGTTTGCCTCATTTCGATACCAATAACACGCATTATTACGCCGTGCTGCATTATCTCAATGAAGGCGATTTCGGTGGCACAGGCTTTTTTCGCCATCGGCCGACAGGCTTTGAGCGTATTACCCAGGGGCGAAATGATATTTATAAACAGTCGGCTTCCGCATTTATGGCGGTCAGAGGTTTGCCGGAAGAAAAATATATTAACAGCAGTACCAACCACTACGAGCTGATTACCGGTGTTGCTTACAAAGCTAATCGCCTGGTGATTTATCCGGGTAATTTACTTCACAGTGGTTTGGTGTCTGAAGCGGTGGACGTTTGCAGCGATCCTGCGCGAGGCAGGTTGACTGCCAATATTTTTATTGATTTTCATTAG
- a CDS encoding tryptophan halogenase family protein, which yields MKELKLKRVVIAGGGTAGWISAALLAKSFGKSIDLTLIESDAIPTVGVGEATIPPIINLHKVLELSEKEFMSRVNGTFKLGISFENWRDVGENYVHSFGFAGKSNWAAGFQHFWLAGQKRGIDSTEYGNYCAEHLACRKEKFAVMPKNGVNYAYHLDAGLYAKFLREFSEKYGAVRKEGKITGVNLHPDTGYIQSLSLESGEVVEGDLFVDCSGFRGLLIGDALKTEYEDWSHWLPCNSAIAVQTETVRPPLPYTRSIAREFGWQWRIPLQSRVGNGLVFCSEYGSDDEAKELLVKNLEGKLLNEPRVIKFTTGTRKQHWTKNCVAIGLSSGFLEPLESTSIHLIQKSITRFIQLFPYDGIKQSEVDEFNRQTREEVQNIRDFIILHYHVTDREDTPFWRYCKYMDVPESLTHRIKLFRETGKVFKKEMDLFAEESWIQVMLGQGVTPESYHPVVDSMTDDALRELLMELKQSTEQKVDRLPAHHEFIDYYCKSNVM from the coding sequence TTGAAAGAATTAAAATTGAAACGAGTGGTGATTGCCGGCGGCGGTACCGCAGGTTGGATATCGGCTGCCTTGTTGGCAAAGTCTTTTGGCAAGAGTATTGATTTAACCCTGATTGAATCAGACGCAATCCCAACCGTGGGCGTTGGTGAGGCCACTATTCCTCCTATCATTAATCTCCATAAAGTATTGGAGTTGAGTGAAAAGGAATTTATGTCGCGCGTGAATGGTACCTTCAAGCTGGGGATTTCATTTGAAAACTGGCGCGATGTGGGTGAAAACTACGTTCACTCGTTTGGTTTTGCCGGTAAAAGTAACTGGGCAGCCGGCTTTCAGCATTTCTGGTTGGCGGGCCAAAAGCGTGGTATTGATTCAACAGAATACGGCAATTACTGCGCGGAACATCTGGCGTGCCGTAAAGAAAAATTCGCGGTTATGCCCAAGAATGGTGTCAACTATGCCTATCACCTTGATGCAGGTTTGTACGCTAAATTTCTGCGCGAATTCAGTGAAAAATACGGTGCAGTACGTAAAGAGGGCAAGATAACCGGTGTCAACCTCCATCCCGATACGGGTTATATCCAATCATTGTCCCTGGAGTCGGGTGAAGTGGTGGAAGGTGATCTGTTTGTCGACTGTAGCGGCTTCCGCGGATTATTAATTGGTGATGCGCTCAAGACGGAATACGAAGACTGGTCGCATTGGCTGCCATGCAACAGCGCCATTGCCGTGCAGACCGAAACCGTGCGTCCGCCATTACCTTACACCCGTTCTATTGCGCGTGAATTTGGTTGGCAATGGCGAATTCCCTTGCAGAGTCGCGTTGGTAATGGCCTGGTATTTTGCAGCGAATATGGCTCAGATGACGAAGCCAAAGAACTGCTGGTAAAAAATCTGGAAGGAAAATTATTGAACGAGCCTCGTGTCATTAAGTTTACGACCGGAACACGCAAGCAACACTGGACGAAAAATTGTGTGGCCATTGGCTTGTCGAGCGGGTTTCTGGAGCCGCTCGAATCCACCAGTATTCACCTGATTCAAAAAAGTATCACGCGCTTTATTCAATTATTTCCCTATGACGGTATCAAGCAATCAGAAGTCGACGAATTCAATCGTCAGACACGGGAAGAAGTACAGAACATCCGCGACTTTATTATCCTTCACTACCATGTGACAGACCGCGAAGACACCCCGTTCTGGCGTTACTGTAAATATATGGATGTGCCTGAGTCATTGACGCACCGCATTAAACTCTTCAGGGAAACAGGTAAGGTCTTCAAGAAGGAAATGGATCTGTTTGCAGAGGAGTCCTGGATTCAGGTAATGCTTGGTCAAGGCGTTACGCCGGAGAGCTATCACCCGGTAGTGGATTCCATGACTGATGATGCATTGCGTGAGTTGCTGATGGAGTTGAAGCAATCTACCGAGCAGAAAGTTGATCGATTGCCAGCTCACCATGAGTTTATTGATTATTATTGCAAATCAAACGTGATGTAA
- a CDS encoding cupin-like domain-containing protein has protein sequence MSISPNNVKVVEGCSPKNIPDWIFQSGEPLVLKGVVADWPIVQKGRQSERQASDYLRSFYSGKPVTYYYGAPEIQGKIFFNKDYTGFNFQRSEANLNNVLALLEQHSDQHDAPLFYIGSTRVDEWLPGFRAENDLGLSNIDPLVSIWLGNRSVIAAHYDCPDNIACNVVGKRTFTLFPPEQLENLYVGPLDITPSGRAISMVDLLQPDFEKYPRFKQALAASVVAELEAGDAVFIPGMWWHHVQAHTNLNVLVNYWWRNVPEYMGNPENVLHHALLGLRDLPKHQRDIWKKIFDYYVFDEPEAAGKHIPPQIQGVLAPTDELIARKIRSHLASLLKR, from the coding sequence ATGAGTATCAGCCCGAATAACGTAAAAGTGGTTGAGGGATGTAGCCCCAAAAATATTCCGGATTGGATATTTCAATCCGGCGAACCCTTGGTACTAAAAGGTGTCGTGGCCGACTGGCCCATCGTTCAAAAGGGGCGGCAGTCAGAGCGGCAAGCCAGCGATTATTTGCGCAGTTTCTACAGCGGCAAGCCGGTTACCTATTATTACGGCGCGCCGGAGATCCAGGGAAAAATTTTCTTTAACAAGGATTACACCGGATTTAACTTCCAGCGCTCAGAGGCGAATCTGAATAATGTACTGGCGTTGCTTGAGCAACACAGCGATCAGCATGATGCGCCACTGTTTTATATCGGTTCTACGCGTGTTGACGAATGGCTGCCGGGCTTTCGTGCTGAGAATGATCTCGGATTAAGCAACATCGATCCGCTGGTCAGTATCTGGTTGGGTAACCGCAGTGTTATTGCCGCGCATTATGATTGTCCAGATAACATCGCCTGTAATGTTGTGGGCAAACGAACCTTTACGCTGTTCCCGCCCGAACAATTGGAAAACCTGTATGTGGGCCCGCTGGATATTACGCCCTCAGGTCGCGCGATCAGTATGGTCGATCTGTTGCAGCCCGACTTTGAAAAATATCCTCGCTTCAAACAGGCATTGGCCGCCAGTGTTGTCGCAGAGCTCGAAGCAGGGGACGCGGTCTTTATCCCCGGTATGTGGTGGCACCATGTACAGGCGCACACCAATTTAAATGTACTGGTGAATTACTGGTGGCGAAATGTACCGGAGTATATGGGGAATCCGGAAAACGTTTTGCATCACGCGCTGCTGGGATTACGCGACTTGCCCAAGCATCAGCGGGATATCTGGAAAAAGATATTTGATTATTATGTTTTTGATGAGCCGGAAGCGGCAGGGAAACATATACCACCCCAGATTCAGGGGGTTTTGGCCCCGACAGATGAATTGATTGCGCGCAAGATAAGATCTCATTTAGCCAGTCTGTTGAAGCGCTAG
- a CDS encoding SapC family protein — MKNIEVVNNVKHKNIRVITRKDKALGDGVMMTNTFPLEFRFIQAHYPILFQKSHESDGYNAVALFGFEEGENLFLSERGWEAGYVPLMIQRHPFLIGFQRGPAGSESDTTRVMNINMDSPRISEIEGERLFLEQGGNSEYLDYMASVLETIHLWNEQGKGFSQVLLEHNLLEPVTFDITLTTGRQAQLLGFHTINEDALGKLSGDVLGKLNEMGYLMPIYMAVASLSHVNKLIKLKSQLEAN; from the coding sequence ATGAAAAATATTGAAGTCGTTAATAACGTCAAGCATAAAAATATCCGGGTAATTACACGGAAAGACAAAGCGCTGGGTGATGGCGTGATGATGACAAATACCTTTCCGCTGGAGTTCCGTTTTATTCAGGCGCATTACCCGATTCTCTTCCAAAAAAGTCACGAAAGCGACGGTTATAACGCGGTAGCTTTATTTGGCTTTGAAGAAGGGGAAAACCTGTTCCTGAGTGAGCGGGGTTGGGAAGCAGGTTATGTTCCCTTGATGATACAGCGGCATCCGTTCCTTATCGGTTTTCAGCGGGGTCCGGCTGGCAGCGAGTCTGATACCACGCGCGTTATGAACATTAATATGGACAGCCCACGTATCAGTGAAATAGAAGGCGAACGTTTGTTCCTTGAGCAAGGTGGCAACAGCGAGTATCTGGATTACATGGCTTCTGTGCTGGAAACGATTCACCTGTGGAATGAGCAAGGCAAAGGTTTTAGTCAGGTGTTGCTCGAACACAATCTTCTGGAGCCTGTCACCTTTGATATTACCCTGACGACTGGTCGACAAGCGCAGTTGTTAGGTTTCCATACCATCAATGAAGATGCGCTTGGTAAATTGAGTGGCGACGTGCTTGGTAAATTAAATGAAATGGGATATCTGATGCCTATCTATATGGCCGTTGCGTCGCTTTCACATGTGAATAAATTAATCAAACTGAAAAGCCAGTTGGAAGCCAACTAA
- a CDS encoding tryptophan halogenase family protein, with product MGKPVKSIVIVGGGTAGWLTAGTLAAAHAQGRGRNLSITLVESPTVKILGVGEGTWPSMRDTLKTMGIAEVDFIRHCDASFKQGSCFVGWQSGARESYYHPFTLPEAWGDMNLARIWPAFRDQVAFAEAVCPQSLVCDSQLAPKEVSTAEYDYLLNYGYHLDAGKFAAFLKRHCCERLGVHYISADVAAIESDDDGYITALKTEAAGSIEGDLFIDCSGFAALLLGQHYQVPFINKSDVLFNDTALAVQVPYKDDASPIKSYTQSTAQSAGWIWDIGLQSRRGIGHVYSSRFTTEAEAEQALLAYLQATDSPEARTDIRKISFTPGYREKFWVKNCVAVGVSAGFIEPLEASALVMIELAAKMLAEQMPASFDMMLPLAKRYNDKFSYHWQRVIEFLKLHYVLSSRTDSVYWQENKNPSTIPESLQDLLCLWRFQPPWAYDCPQREELFSSASFQYVLYGMGFPPDITAGYQKPGNKELQLAQHYFEKNAKQTRRLLGRLPGHRELLMHLSKISHHTDTVKQLIN from the coding sequence ATGGGCAAGCCAGTAAAGTCGATTGTTATTGTCGGAGGTGGCACTGCTGGTTGGTTGACCGCAGGTACTCTGGCTGCTGCGCATGCTCAAGGGCGTGGGCGGAATCTGTCGATTACCCTGGTTGAGTCACCAACCGTAAAGATTCTGGGGGTCGGTGAAGGCACCTGGCCCTCAATGCGCGATACCCTGAAAACCATGGGCATCGCTGAAGTCGATTTCATTCGCCATTGTGATGCGAGCTTTAAACAAGGCTCTTGCTTTGTCGGATGGCAATCCGGCGCGCGGGAATCTTACTATCACCCTTTTACCTTGCCGGAAGCCTGGGGCGACATGAATCTGGCGCGGATATGGCCAGCGTTTCGTGACCAAGTGGCATTTGCTGAAGCCGTGTGTCCGCAAAGTCTGGTCTGTGACAGCCAGCTGGCGCCCAAGGAAGTCTCAACAGCGGAATACGATTACCTGCTGAATTACGGTTACCATCTGGATGCCGGTAAATTCGCCGCTTTCCTCAAGCGTCATTGTTGTGAACGCTTGGGGGTGCACTATATTTCAGCGGATGTGGCGGCGATTGAGAGCGACGACGATGGTTATATCACCGCGTTAAAAACCGAAGCCGCGGGCAGCATCGAAGGCGATTTATTTATTGACTGTTCCGGCTTCGCTGCGTTGTTGTTGGGGCAGCATTACCAGGTTCCGTTTATTAATAAAAGCGACGTGTTGTTTAACGATACGGCGCTGGCGGTTCAGGTTCCGTATAAAGACGATGCGAGCCCAATAAAAAGTTATACCCAATCGACGGCGCAATCTGCAGGCTGGATCTGGGATATCGGCTTGCAAAGTCGCCGTGGGATCGGCCATGTATATTCATCCCGCTTCACAACCGAAGCGGAGGCTGAGCAAGCGTTATTGGCTTATCTCCAGGCTACTGACAGTCCGGAAGCTCGAACTGATATCCGCAAGATTTCTTTCACGCCCGGTTACCGCGAAAAATTCTGGGTTAAAAATTGTGTAGCGGTGGGCGTGTCGGCGGGATTTATCGAACCGCTGGAAGCATCGGCGTTGGTCATGATTGAACTGGCGGCTAAAATGTTGGCCGAACAAATGCCTGCGTCATTCGATATGATGTTACCCTTGGCCAAGCGTTATAACGATAAATTCAGCTATCACTGGCAGCGTGTTATTGAGTTTTTGAAACTCCACTATGTACTATCATCAAGAACGGATTCCGTTTATTGGCAGGAAAATAAAAATCCCTCGACCATACCGGAAAGCTTGCAAGATTTATTATGTCTGTGGCGTTTTCAGCCGCCTTGGGCATACGATTGTCCACAGCGCGAAGAGTTATTTTCTTCGGCCAGTTTTCAGTATGTGTTATATGGTATGGGTTTTCCGCCTGATATTACCGCAGGCTATCAAAAGCCCGGCAATAAAGAGCTGCAATTAGCGCAACACTATTTTGAGAAGAATGCAAAACAAACACGCCGATTACTCGGCAGATTGCCGGGCCACCGTGAATTGTTGATGCACCTGTCGAAGATAAGTCACCACACCGATACGGTTAAACAATTAATAAATTAA